One segment of Octopus sinensis linkage group LG27, ASM634580v1, whole genome shotgun sequence DNA contains the following:
- the LOC118768180 gene encoding zinc finger protein 271-like: MAWRLIAPLCIKLTTLQLHRRIHTGEKPFHCDICGKSFSGCGNLALHKRTHTGEKPFHCKICGESFSRNNYLTVHKRVHTGEKPYQCDICDKSFSVNSTLTSHKRIHTGEKPYQCNICGKPFSTSSILNRHILTHTGEKPYYCDICGKSFSQSGELSRHKRVHTGEKPYCCNICGRSFSGNSDLIKHQCIHTREKPHHCDICGKSFSQSASLTYHKRIHTGEKPYHCDICGKLFSGSGPLKSHKRVHTGDKPYHCDICGKSFSQNNTLTSHKRIHTGEKPFHGDICDKSFTSSSQLIHHKRIHTGEKPHHCDICGKSFSQNSTLTSHKRIHTGEKPYQCDICGKSFSGSSDLTKHKRTHTGDKPYQCDICGKSFSESSTLTCHKQNDSPDITIMWLVSSMCTFVFRQDPSLEE, translated from the exons atggctTGGAGACTCATTGCACCACTGTGTATCAAACTCACAACTTTACAATT gcacagacgtattcatacaggtgagaagccatttcattgtgatatctgtggtaaatcattttcaggTTGTGGTAACTTGGctttacacaaacgtacacatacaggagagaagccatttcattgtaagatctgtggtgaatcattttctaGAAATAATTACTTGACtgttcacaaacgtgttcatacaggtgaaaaaccatatcagtgtgatatctgtgataaatcattttctgtaaatagcactttaactagtcacaagcgtattcatacaggagagaagccatatcagtgtaatatctgtggtaaaccattctctACTAGTAGTATCTTGAATcggcacatacttacacatacaggggagaagccatattattgtgatatctgtggtaaatcattcagtcAAAGTGGGGAATTGTCAAGACACAAAcgcgttcatacaggagagaagccatattgttgtaatatctgtggtagatcatttTCTGGAAATAGTGACTTGATTAAACACCAATGtattcatacaagagagaag ccacatcattgtgatatctgtggtaaatcattctctcaaagtgcttCTTTGActtatcacaaacgtattcatactggggaaaaaccatatcactgtgatatctgtggcaaattaTTTTCTGGGTCTGGTCCCTTGAAatcacacaaacgtgttcatacaggagataagccatatcactgtgatatttgtggtaaatcattctctcaaaataatactttaactagtcacaaacgtattcatacaggagagaagccatttcatggtgatatttgtgataaatcttTCACTAGCAGTAGTCAATTAATtcatcacaaacgcattcatactggggaaaaaccacatcactgtgacatctgtggtaaatcattctctcaaaatagtactttaactagtcacaaacgtattcatacaggagaaaaaccatatcagtgtgatatctgtggtaa atcatttTCTGGAAGTAGTGATTTGAcaaaacacaaacgtacacatacaggagataagccatatcagtgtgatatctgtggtaaatcattttctgaaagtagCACTTTAAcctgtcacaaac